A genomic segment from Colletotrichum higginsianum IMI 349063 chromosome 5, whole genome shotgun sequence encodes:
- a CDS encoding Tetraspanin, producing the protein MANKILMAFVAADIIFVVTGALLLGYALINQNLVKEAPTEGTQAVMRLLTAQFPLTAGIANAVFVFVTFLITIPGMITPTRGWLKISGYMTTFCGLFSLVLGVYLWVLTLTTKNDFGKTWSVQDPSVQELMQTAFKCCGYFNSTSPAFVTDAQCPSPAAAALQRGCATPITSFANVFVDNIFTAVFGMVGIDALLVVCTAMLLKDRKERERYRHIDEKAGYRGF; encoded by the exons ATGGCCAACAAAATTCTCATGGCCTTTGTGGCCGCTGAtatcatcttcgtcgtcaccggcgcccttctcctcggctACGCACTCATCAACCAGAacctcgtcaaggaggcccCGACGGAAGGAACTCAGGCCGTCATGCGTCTGCTGACAGCCCAGTTTCCCTTAACAG CCGGTATTgccaacgccgtcttcgtcttcgttACTTTCCTCATCACCATCCCGGGTATGATCACGCCCACCCGTGGCTGGCTCAAGATCTCAGGCTACATGACCACTTTCTGCGGCCTCTTCAGTCTGGTCCTTGGTGTCTACCTTTGGGTTCTTACTCTCACTACCAAGAACGACTTTGGCAAGACGTGGAGTGTTCAAGACCCCAGCGTCCAGGAACTCATGCAGACTGCT TTCAAATGCTGCGGTTACTTCAACAGCACTTCGCCCGCCTTCGTCACCGACGCTCAGTGTCCGAGtcccgccgctgccgctctGCAGCGCGGCTGCGCCACCCCGATCACGAGCTTTGCCAACGTTTTTGTCGACAACATCTTCACCGCTGTTTTCGGCATGGTCGGCATTGACGCCCTTCTTGTCGTCTGCACCGCCATGCTCCTCAAGGACCGTAAGGAGCGCGAACGTTACCGCCACATtgacgagaaggccggctACCGCGGCTTCTGA
- a CDS encoding Alpha-galactosidase, translating into MALKSPLIISTEVPKIRELSPRIIPLNEDITTVSQNERGDAVWYLPGLSTEGAVQVWEGGGGRVGNVSACCSGPGLWAER; encoded by the coding sequence ATGGCCCTCAAGTCGCCTCTGATCATCAGCACCGAAGTCCCCAAGATCCGCGAGTTGTCGCCGAGGATAATCCCGCTGAACGAGGACATCACCACCGTGTCACAAAACGAGAGGGGCGATGCAGTGTGGTATCTTCCGGGGCTTTCAACCGAGGGAGCAGTGCAGGTCTGGGAgggcggaggcggtcgagTCGGGAACGTTTCGGCATGTTGTTCTGGTCCTGGACTATGGGCAGAACGCTGA